A single genomic interval of Juglans regia cultivar Chandler chromosome 1, Walnut 2.0, whole genome shotgun sequence harbors:
- the LOC109003254 gene encoding trifunctional UDP-glucose 4,6-dehydratase/UDP-4-keto-6-deoxy-D-glucose 3,5-epimerase/UDP-4-keto-L-rhamnose-reductase RHM1-like has product MAATYEPKNILITGAAGFIASHVCNRLIRNYPHYKIVVLDKLDYCSNLKNLLPSKSSPNFKFIKGDIESADLVNFILLSESIDTIMHFAAQTHVDNSFGNSLEFTKNNIYGTHVLLEACKVTGGQIRRFIHVSTDEVYGETDEDAVVGNHEASQLLPTNPYSATKAGAEMLVMAYGCSYGLPVITTRGNNVYGPNQFPEKMIPKFILLAMKGKPLPIHGDGSNVRSYLYCEDVAEAFEVILHRGEVGHVYNVGTKKERRVIDVAREICQLFSLSPDTHIKFVENRPFNDQRYFLDDQKLKNLGWFESTSWEEGLKKTMEWYVNNPDWWGDVSGALVPHPRMLMVPGIERKFDGPDTSNSASSFAVNDSNQDGMVVPGTTDNPFTQKPALKFLIYGRTGWIGGLLGKICDKQGIPFQYGRGRLEERSQLLADIQTVKPTHVFNAAGVTGRPNVDWCETHKPETIRTNVAGTLTLADVCREHGLLMMNYATGCIFEYDAAHPLGSGIGFKEEDKPNFTGSFYSKTKAMVEELIQEYDNVCTLRVRMPISSDLSNPRNFITKISRYNKVVDIPNSMTILDELLPISIEMAKRNCRGIWNFTNPGVVSHNEILEMYKNYIDPNFNWVNFTLEEQAKVIVAPRSNNEMDASKLKNEFPELLHIKESLIKYVFEPNKKLIAGEV; this is encoded by the exons ATGGCTGCGACATACGAGCCAAAGAACATCCTCATCACTGGAGCCGCTGGCTTCATAGCATCCCATGTTTGTAACCGACTGATCAGGAACTATCCTCATTACAAAATTGTTGTCCTCGACAAGCTTGATTACTGTTCAAATCTGAAGAACTTGCTACCCTCAAAATCATCCCCTAATTTTAAATTCATCAAGGGAGACATTGAGAGTGCTGACCTTGTGAACTTCATTCTTCTTTCTGAGTCCATTGATACCATAATGCACTTTGCAGCCCAGACCCATGTTGACAACTCCTTTGGTAACAGCTTGGAGTTCACtaagaacaatatatatggcaCCCATGTCCTTCTAGAGGCCTGCAAAGTCACTGGTGGCCAGATCAGGAGGTTTATCCATGTGAGCACAGATGAGGTATATGGGGAGACAGATGAGGATGCTGTTGTGGGGAACCACGAGGCTTCTCAGCTGCTCCCAACAAATCCATATTCTGCTACTAAAGCTGGGGCGGAGATGCTTGTTATGGCATATGGATGTTCGTATGGATTACCTGTGATAACCACCAGAGGCAACAATGTCTATGGGCCAAACCAGTTCCCGGAAAAAATGATTCCAAAGTTCATCCTCTTGGCAATGAAGGGAAAGCCTCTACCAATCCACGGGGATGGATCCAATGTTAGGAGTTATCTCTATTGTGAAGATGTCGCAGAGGCATTTGAAGTCATTCTCCATAGGGGTGAAGTGGGCCATGTTTACAACGTTGggacaaagaaagaaaggaggGTGATTGATGTGGCCAGGGAAATTTGCCAACTTTTCTCTCTAAGCCCCGATACCCATATTAAGTTTGTTGAGAATAGGCCTTTTAATGACCAAAGATACTTTTTGGATGACCAGAAGTTGAAGAACTTGGGATGGTTCGAAAGTACTTCATGGGAAGAGGGCTTAAAGAAGACTATGGAATGGTACGTCAACAATCCTGATTGGTGGGGTGATGTTTCTGGGGCATTGGTCCCTCATCCAAGAATGCTAATGGTGCCTGGAATTGAAAGGAAGTTTGACGGTCCTGATACTAGCAACTCTGCTTCGTCTTTTGCAGTAAATGATTCTAATCAGGACGGAATGGTAGTACCAGGTACCACGGACAACCCCTTCACTCAGAAGCCAGCTCTGAAGTTCTTGATTTATGGTAGAACAGGGTGGATCGGCGGGCTTCTTGGGAAAATTTGTGACAAACAAGGGATACCCTTTCAGTACGGAAGGGGCCGCTTGGAGGAAAGGTCACAGCTCTTGGCAGATATTCAGACTGTTAAGCCGACTCATGTTTTTAATGCTGCTGGAGTGACTGGCAGACCCAATGTGGATTGGTGTGAAACTCATAAACCAGAGACTATCCGGACAAATGTTGCTGGTACTTTAACCTTGGCAGATGTCTGCAGAGAGCATGGCCTCCTAATGATGAATTATGCTACTGGCTGCATTTTTGAATACGATGCTGCACATCCATTAGGATCTGGAATTGGGTTCAAGGAGGAGGACAAACCTAATTTCACTGGTTCTTTCTATTCCAAAACCAAAGCCATG GTTGAAGAACTCATACAAGAATATGACAATGTTTGCACCCTCAGAGTCCGAATGCCAATATCATCTGATCTCAGCAACCCACGTAACTTTATCACAAAGATTTCGCGATATAACAAAGTGGTTGACATTCCCAACAGCATGACTATCTTGGATGAGCTACTACCCATTTCGATTGAGATGGCCAAAAGGAACTGCAGGGGCATCTGGAACTTCACAAATCCAGGCGTTGTAAGTCACAATGAGATTCTGGAAATGTACAAGAACTACATTGATCCCAACTTCAACTGGGTTAATTTCACACTGGAAGAACAGGCCAAGGTCATTGTTGCCCCCCGCAGCAACAATGAGATGGATGCTTCCAAGTTAAAGAATGAATTTCCTGAGTTGCTGCACATCAAGGAATCGCTGATCAAATACGTCTTTGAACCCAATAAGAAATTAATTGCTGGCGAAGTTTGA